The genomic DNA ATCTAATGATTTAATCGAGGCATTAGGCTCATTTTCAAACCATATATCTCTATAAATATCATCTTCTATTATAGGTATATTATATAGATTACTATAATTCAAAATCTGTTCTCGTACCTTTTTAGAAAGTATATCTCCTGTAGGATTATTAAACGTTGATTCGATATATAAAGCTTTATTATAAGCATTTGAATAACTATTTAATATCGATTTAGATTGTTTGAGATAGTTATAGTTAATGTTGATACTGCGCATATTTAATATATCGAAAACATTTGTGGAGTCGACATAAGAAGGCGTATTACGAAATATGATTGTATTTTGACTCAAAAACCCAATTGAAAGTAATTGTATAGCGTGAAGCGCACCTGAAGTAATCAATATATTTTCACTTGAAACGTTAATATTTTGTTTTTCTAACCTTTTGGCAATCAGTTCTCGTAATTTAATATAACCATGACCGTTATTGTATCCAAACGATAGATCACCTATATAGTTTGAGACACGATTCATTGCCCTTTTTAACTCTTTATGCGGAAGTATTTCATCCCCTAATTCTCCCTTACTTATATGTATATATTCATTATGTGTTTCTAATTTATTAATAAGGTGTACAGTGTATTGACTACGCGTTCTTGATGACCATTCCATCATTTCATCCCATTTATTTATAATATAGGGTTTGTCCAAATAGTCATTAACATAAGTTCCACTTCCTTGGACAGTATATATAAATCCTTCAGATTCTAATAACTCAATGCTTTTGATGATTGTAACTCTATTTACATTAAATTGGTCTGATAATTTTCTTTGTGAAGGAATACGCATTCCATAAAACCAGTCTCCATTAATGATTTTCTCTCTTATATAAGAAGCAATATCTTTATATTTCATAAATACCTTCCTTTAAAATTGGTTGGGTTATTTTTATTTGAATTGGTTGTACTTAGTGTAACGTTAATTTCGTATTCTGAACATATATCAAATTACAGGTAGGTGTTCAGAGATGAAATATAATCAAACAAAGATAAAAGTGTGTTTTGCTTTTATACTTACAATATTTTTATGGGCTTCTGCATTTCCAATGATCAAAATAGCATTAAATGATTTCAAAGCAGAGAATTTATCTGCTTTAAGATTAATGATTGCTTGTTTCATCCTTTTGATTATTGCAGTAATAAAAAAAGTCTCATTACCGGAACTTAAAGACGTGCCTCTTATATTTATTTTAGGGTTTTGTGGATTCACTGTATATCATACTGCACTAAGTTTTGGAGAATATTATGTAAGTGCTGGAATTGCGAGTTTAATTGTATCAACAACACCGATATTTGCAGCACTTTTAGCTACATATTTCTTAAGAGAAAAATTCTCGAAAATAGCTTGGATTGGATCTATCATTGCATTTCTAGGCGTTGCTTTAATATCGTTAGGTAACGGAGAACAATTTCACGCGATGATAATCGGCGTAGTATTAGTGTTAGTAGCTTCGATTGGAGAAAGTATCTATTTTGCATTTCAAGCTAACTATTTAAAAAAGTATGGTTTTATTCCATTTACTATATATACTATTATTGCTGGTGCATTATTTACTTTAATATTCTTACCGGGCGCATTTTCTGACCTTCAAAATGCGAGTGCTACTTCAATAGTATCAGTTATATATTTAGGTGCATTTCCAACTGTAATCCCATACATTGCTTTAGCATATACAATACATAAGGTAGGTGTGTCTGATGCGACAATGTCTCTCTATTTAACACCAGCAGTTTCTCTCATTCTGGCATATTTATTGCTTGGAGAAGTTCCCAGTATAGTAGCCATTATAGGTGGTATTATTACTTTAATAGGCGTAACCATAACTTCTAATTATTCAAATGAAAGTATTTAAAAATGGAGAACATACGTTCTTTTTGTGGTATAATTATACTTGAAATGAGGATGATATAAGGTGAATGAAACAATTTTAACCAGTAAAATAAGGAAGCTAGAAAGTAATATTGAAAATATTGATAAAAAATTAAAAAAGGAAGAAGAAAGCGAAAGTAAGTTATATAAAGAACTAGCAAAAATACAAAAGAAATTATCTAACGCAAAAACTTCAACCTCATTTAAATCTTGTAAGAGGAAAGAAAATAGTATAACTAGTTCTCTTGAAAAGACTAAATATAATAAAAGTAATTTATTGAAAAGAAAATCTAGTGAATTAAAAACGTTAAGTAAACAAAGAGTAAAACTATCAAATTTAAGAAGAGAAGGAAGTAAGAAAGTAGAGCAAATGGCGAGTCAGTTATATAGCCAATCTACCACTCTAAAAATTGAAGAGATAGAAGAGGATATTAAATATATTAATAAAGAGAAATTTGAAAGTAAAAATCATGATGTGTTTATTTCTCATTCCTCGAGTGACAAAGAAAGTTTTGTTAATGATTTAATAGAGTCTTTGAGAAATAGAGGTATTGATGCTTGGTATGATGAAGATAACATTAACTGGGGTAATAGTATTAGGCAAAGTATCGATAAAGGAATTAGAAATTCCAGATTTTGTATAATTGTAATTTCTAAGAAATTTTTGAATAGTTATTGGACTAATTACGAACTTGATAGTATATTCCAAAAAGATTCTACTGTGGTAGATTCCTCCATCATTTTACCTATATGGCATGATATAAATAAAGATGAAATACAGAAACATAGTTATAAATTATCTGATATACAAGCTTTAAGTTCTGAAGTGGATACAGAAGAAATAACAGAAGCATTAGAAAACTTGTTAAATAATAAGGTGTTTTATGTATGATTAGAGTAAGCCTTAATCAGTCAGTAGGCAAAGTGGTTTTTTTAAGGTTTTAATTACATGATTAGGGTGTAACAAAAGTAAAAAATATCGTGGGCGTATTCCTAATGAAAAAAGTATTAGAAATTAATTTCCAATAACGAACAGTTATAGCTGAATAAGAGGTGGAATAAAATGAGAACAGACAATCAAATAGTCAATGCAATGAATGTAGTTAAAGATATAGTGTTATTTGTTATATTTAGTATGGTTGTATGGGGTAACAAATCTAACATAGAAGAAATGGTCATTTCTAAAACTGATAATGAGTTTTTAGCACTTAGTTTTTCAATCAGTATATTTGTAGTAATATTATTCATCTTTTTTCTTATTAGAATAGTTTTACACAAATTGGTATTTAAAATTTTTGGTGATGAAGATAATTAATAACATCTGGAGGAGAAAAATGAATAATAAAGAAGCTCAAATTGGAAATGATAGAAAAAATTTATTACTTGATTCACTAACAGAATTAACGAAAGTAGAGTTTAATAATCTATGTGAAAAGAGTTCTAAACCACGCAACAAGCTCTTATATAAAGCTTATAAAAGGACTAATTCATTAAAAAAAATATGGAGATTATCAAAATTATATGAATTATCTATACCTCATGAAGAATATGCGTCAACTATAATACCTTTCATATTTAAAAGAGTTATGACAAATCCTAGTGTAGATTCATTTAGACAAGCGAAAGGTTATTTAGAAACATACAATATGGTAATTAATTTTAGTAGTAGTGAATTTTCTGCAACAGAAGTAAAGTCATGTTTTAATATATATACATTTGAGTATTTTAGAAAAAACTATTTAAAATAATTTATTTGACTAAATAAGGAGTAAATATAATGAAAATAATAGTAATAATGGAAAAGTAATTTAGTAACATTACTAAAACCAATAACGAAGAAATTTGTACAAAATAACAATAGAGGGTGTATACCAATGAAAAATATAAGGAATGAAATAATAGTAGAACAAATTCATAAAATAAAACAGAATTTAATACCGTCTTTAGTTTTTGGAATAATAGCCATTCTTTTATGTTTAATTAGTGGTTCGTATATTATTAAATCAAAAACAGGATCAGATTCATTTATTGAATCATTTCACATACTAAGCACATCACTATTACCCATGTTGACTATTGGATTTATTGGTTTTATTACTTTTATTATCTGTTTGTTACTGGAAGATCCATTTTAAATGCAACAAAAAACCAAAGAATTTAAATAAATTGATAAAATATTAAAAACCATTAACGAACCTTTTTGTTACAAATTTTGCACGTCTGCAATTTAACAAGTAAAATTTTTGCCAAATACCTCTCAAACTTATAAAAAACAAGGAAATATTAACTTCAATATTTTTTTGTCTATGAAAACCAATACTTGTAACATAATCAATGTTACAATATTACTATGATTCACGAGAAAAGTTACAAAATCATTGTCTTTCATTTGCTTTGAGAAAAATTTTAAATAGTTTAATAAAAAAATTGATATTTAAGGAGAGGTAATATGAGTAAAAGACTAGAGGAAGTAATTGAAACAGTTAGAGTAAACCAATGGTTTGAAAAGGAATATAAGGCTTTACAAGAAAATCATAAAAATAATAATGAGCCTTTTATAAATGAAGAAGCATATCAACTTGTTATAAATTTTATCGCAAATGAAGTGTTATCTATTAATTACAGTCCAGAAGAACTTCATGGTAATTATTTTTCTGACGCAAATGAAGCACTTCTTAAGTGCTGTAATCTAATTAAAAAGCAATTAAATGAGGATTTTAACAGTATTGAAACACTGATTTGTGAAATTAATGATTTTTGGCTTATTGCTTCTAATAAAATAAATTTACAACTATTTAAAGAAACAGAAGGTATAATAAGTTCAGAAACAGCAACATCTGATTTCGTTCAAATATTAATAAATCATAATTCAGAAAAATCAAAAATATATTTTCATCGCAACAATAGTTATTCTTTTTCGGAATTTGAAATTGATACTTCACATGCAACTAAAGTAAGAGAATTTAAAGTAAATATTGATAATGAACGTATGAAAGAGCGATCAATTAATATGCAAAAGAAATATATGCAAGCTATTTTCTTCTATACTAAAGAAAATGAATATTATGAAAAAAATGAAGAACATCAATTTATTTGTGTACTGTTGGATAGAATCTATCAATTTATATTACGCAATAATTTAAATATAGATGAAGAAACATTTGCATACATTTTAAATGTATTATTAGTTGAAATTGATGATGAATATTCATCTATATACACAAGTGATGTTAAACAAATAAGTATTAATGACCAATTAAAGAACGAAATAAGTATATCAACATTTTTTCATGGTAAAGAACTATCTAAAATTGGAGAGAATGAGATATTTATGATTGATTCTCTAGTTGGCGCTTGTCTTTGTTATTTTAATGATTACAAATCTTAAGGAGTGAAATAAAACGATATATTTTTAATAGTTTAGTAAATCAAGATTGATAAACGAGGTTATAGATATGGCTAAAATTGGTTATGCACGTGTATCAACACAAGATCAAAGTCTTGATGGACAGATTGATACACTTGAGGAATATGGTTGTGAACGTATCTTTAGCGAGAAAGCGAGTGGTCGTAAAACTAAAAGAACGGAACTTGATAAGTGTTTAGATTATTTACGTGAAGGAGATATCCTAGTTATCTATAAACTAGACCGTCTTGGACGTACAACGAAACAATTAATTGAATTATCACAATGGTTAGATGAAAACAGCATTGATCTACATATTATAGATATGAACGTATCGACTAAAGATGCGATGGGCAAGATGTTCTTTACCATGATGAGTGCATTCGCTGAACTTGAAGCTAACTTATTAAGTGAACGTACGAAAAAAGGGTTGGAAGCTGCAAGAGCAAGAGGGAGAAAAGGTGGCCGTCCTTCATTGCCAGATTATAAAAGACGAGAAATCAAGTTTTTATATGATGAACAAAAACTTACTGGTGCAGAAATCGCTGAAAAAACAGGTGTCAGTAGGACTACTGTATATCGCATTATAAAAGAATAGTGCGAAAAGTAAATACACATGTGTAATTTAGACAAATGTATTTTACACATGTGTAAAGGAGGATTTGTTATGAATAGAAGTGATAGAGAAAATTACGAGGAAGAGAAAAGACAGGCTTATCTTGAAGAAGAAGAACGTAAAAGGTCATATTATAATGAGAGAGATTATAGACGAGAACAAGAATTATATGAGGAAAACAGAAAAAATAAACGTAGTAAAAGAGGACTATCATTCCTTGTTGTAGTTTTATTAATAGTTGCAATGGTATTTGCTTTTAAATCTTGTAGTAATAATAATAATACAGAGCAAGCAAATGTATCAGATAGTCCATCACAGCAGCAACAACAACAACAACCAAACAATGAACAGTATGTACAACAAAAAGACGATGATATTCAAAGCAAAATTGAAGATACAAAATCTAGTATAGAAAATTCAAATGAAGATACTCAATCAACTTTACAGAGTTTAAAAGATGAAGTGAATAGTTTAAAGCAAAATGCTAGTAATGAAAAAACAGAAAAAGTAGCAAATGATTACCAAGATACTGTAAATCAGCTAGATGAAGCAAATACAGCTAAGCAAAATGGTGATGATAGTAAAGTAAAAGAGGAACTAAATAAAGTTAATAGTAAGCTAGATGATATTAAAAATGAAATTTCAGGTTGGTTTAGTAAAGATGAAGAAAACTAATAATTTAATATAATATTTAAAAAGGACATTTATATGACTAATAACGAAGATAATAATACAAAAAATATAAAGAAGAAATACATAATCATTTCTTCTATTTTAAGTGTCTTACTTATAGTGGGATTGCTAGTCTATTTCATTTTAAGTCAAACAAATGCACAAGGACAGATTGAGGATTTTAAAAATGCAGCACATGATAAAGACTATAAAAAGCTTACTGCTTATTTATCTAGTGGTGAACGTGATTTATCAAATATGGAAGCAAAGGCATTTGCAAAATATATAAATGAACCTGAAAATAAAAAGAAATTTGATAAAGAAATAAAAGTAATCGAAGATAATATAAAAGATAATAATAATTATGATTTGAAGTTAGGATCAATAACAGATAATAATAATCGAAGTATAATAGATGTTAAAAAAAATGGGAAGAAATTTTTATTTATAGATAAAGTTCTTTTTAAGCCAAAGTATACTAATGTTTATGTGAAAGAAAACAATAATACTGGGATATATGATTATAAAAATGATAAAAAGCGTCATGTTGCATCAGATAGAA from Staphylococcus durrellii includes the following:
- a CDS encoding toll/interleukin-1 receptor domain-containing protein, translating into MNETILTSKIRKLESNIENIDKKLKKEEESESKLYKELAKIQKKLSNAKTSTSFKSCKRKENSITSSLEKTKYNKSNLLKRKSSELKTLSKQRVKLSNLRREGSKKVEQMASQLYSQSTTLKIEEIEEDIKYINKEKFESKNHDVFISHSSSDKESFVNDLIESLRNRGIDAWYDEDNINWGNSIRQSIDKGIRNSRFCIIVISKKFLNSYWTNYELDSIFQKDSTVVDSSIILPIWHDINKDEIQKHSYKLSDIQALSSEVDTEEITEALENLLNNKVFYV
- a CDS encoding DMT family transporter — its product is MKYNQTKIKVCFAFILTIFLWASAFPMIKIALNDFKAENLSALRLMIACFILLIIAVIKKVSLPELKDVPLIFILGFCGFTVYHTALSFGEYYVSAGIASLIVSTTPIFAALLATYFLREKFSKIAWIGSIIAFLGVALISLGNGEQFHAMIIGVVLVLVASIGESIYFAFQANYLKKYGFIPFTIYTIIAGALFTLIFLPGAFSDLQNASATSIVSVIYLGAFPTVIPYIALAYTIHKVGVSDATMSLYLTPAVSLILAYLLLGEVPSIVAIIGGIITLIGVTITSNYSNESI
- a CDS encoding recombinase family protein, giving the protein MAKIGYARVSTQDQSLDGQIDTLEEYGCERIFSEKASGRKTKRTELDKCLDYLREGDILVIYKLDRLGRTTKQLIELSQWLDENSIDLHIIDMNVSTKDAMGKMFFTMMSAFAELEANLLSERTKKGLEAARARGRKGGRPSLPDYKRREIKFLYDEQKLTGAEIAEKTGVSRTTVYRIIKE
- a CDS encoding aminotransferase-like domain-containing protein — translated: MKYKDIASYIREKIINGDWFYGMRIPSQRKLSDQFNVNRVTIIKSIELLESEGFIYTVQGSGTYVNDYLDKPYIINKWDEMMEWSSRTRSQYTVHLINKLETHNEYIHISKGELGDEILPHKELKRAMNRVSNYIGDLSFGYNNGHGYIKLRELIAKRLEKQNINVSSENILITSGALHAIQLLSIGFLSQNTIIFRNTPSYVDSTNVFDILNMRSININYNYLKQSKSILNSYSNAYNKALYIESTFNNPTGDILSKKVREQILNYSNLYNIPIIEDDIYRDIWFENEPNASIKSLDKNGNVIYISSFSKTIAPAMRIGWIAASEKVVEQLGDIRMQIDYGSSILSQMVVYEMLKSGAYDEHTQNVRYELQNKRDFMLNILNSDFSSIATWNVPEGGFFVWITFKDGINIKKLFVELADKEHILINPGYIYGSTQNTIRLSFSYESNENIKYALNKLREYVNQI